ACATTAATGAAGGGCCCTTTAACCCCCATTAAATCGCCGATTGAAGCTACGATCACCTGTTTAATGGCCGTGCGCGCAATAACCTTAGCTAAGGTCGCGGCGAAATTTTCCAAGACCACAATCACTTCAGCGCCGCTGTCGTTTAATTGATGCTCAAGTTCATTTTCCGTATAAAGTGGATTCACATTGACCACCACATAACCCGCGCGCAACACCGCCATCATCGCCACGGGATATTGCAAAAGGTTCGGCAGCATCAACGCCACGCGCGCACCTGGCTGTAAATTTTGCGCTTGCAACCAAGCGGCCATCTGGCGTGAGAGGCGCTCTAGCTCGGCATAAGTCATGCCTTTGCCCATACAAACAAAAGCTTCTCGTTCTGCGTGTTGGCTAAAGCTTTCTTCAAATAATTCAACCAACGAGGCATAAGCGGATAAATCAATTTCAGCAGGAACCCCGGATGGATACGATTTCAGCCAGATTTTTTCCATTTTTTAATACTCCCCTCGACTTTTATTTTTTTCAAAAAATGAAGCATTTTTTTCTAAGTTAACACTTCACGCTCAAGCTGGTCAGGCGGTACATGACGTACATCGGTGCCTTTAACGATATAGATAATGAATTCGGCTAAATTAGTAGCATGGTCTCCAATGCGCTCGATCGCTTTGGCAATCGAAAGATAATCTAACCCTACCGAAATGGTGCGCGGGTCTTCCATCATATAGGTAATTAGCTTGCGCACAAAAGCTCGGAATTCTTCGTCCAGCGCGCGGTCATCACGCACGATCTGCGCGGCGGCAAGTGGGTCAAACTGGGCAAATGCATCTAATGCGCGCCGCAAAATCGTCACCGCCATCTCACCCGCGAGTTTGATTTCAGAATAATTAATCATGCGCGCACCGTTGGCGATGATGCGCTGGGTGCTAGTAGCAATTTTTTCCGCTTCATCGCCAGCGCGCTCAAGATTTGGAATCATCTTAGAGATCGCCATTAAGAGCCGCAGATCTCGCGCCGCAGGCTGACGCCGCGCAATCGTATAACAACACGCTTGATCAATTTCAATTTCCATCGCGTTGAGCTGCTGCTCATTTCTAATCACTTGAGCCGCCGCCTCAGCATTGAGATCGTTCAGCGAACGCATAGCGGTTACCACTTGCATTTCAACAAAACGCCCCATTTCAAGCACTTTTGCGCACAGAAGGTTCAAGTCGGCATCAAACTGGCTCGACAGATGTTTGTCGGACATGGATCCACCTCCTTAGCCAAAACGGCCCGTAATATAATCTTCGGTTTCTTTGCGGGCAGGCTTCACAAAAATTTGGCTGGTTTCGCCAAACTCGATTAACTCACCCAAATACATATACGCCGTGTAATCTGAGCAACGCGCAGCTTGCTGCATATTATGCGTGACAATCACAACCGTGTAATCACTTTTTAATTCTGCAATCAACTCCTCAATCCGCCCGCTCGAAATAGGGTCGAGCGCAGAACACGGCTCATCGAGCAATAAGACTTCTGGACGAATCGCAATCCCCCGCGCAATGCATAAACGCTGTTGCTGCCCGCCTGAGAGGCTATGGCCGCTGGCGTTTAATTTATCCTTTACTTCACTCCACAAAGCCGCCTTCGTCAAAGCCCATTCGACCCGCTCATCCATTTCAGTGCGTGAGAGTGCTTCAAACATGCGCACGCCGAATGCAATATTGTTATAAATCGACATTGGGAAAGGCGTCGGCTTTTGGAACACCATGCCAATCCGCGCGCGCAATAAAGCAATATCTTGCTTCGGGCTTAGCAAGTTTTCTCCGTCCATCCAAATTTCGCCCTCAGCGCGCTGCTCTGGATAGAGGGCATACATTTTATTGAAGGTGCGTAAAAGCGTAGATTTACCGCAGCCAGAAGGTCCAATAAACGCGGTGACTTTGCGTTCCGGTATTGGCAGTTCAATGTTCTTTAGCGCGCGATATTGGCCATAGAAAAAATTCAACTGTTTGATCTGGAGCTTGGCGGGAGAAGACAAAGCCTTGTCTGGAATATGCACCATTTACTTTTTCCTAAGCGCTAGACGAGCTAAAAGGTTTAGTCCCAAGACCCCTAGCGTAATCAAAAAAACTCCTGCCCATGCAAGCTGCTGCCATTCTGCATAAGGACTCATTGCAAACTGGAAGATCGTGACTGGCAAACTCGCTAAAGGCTGATTCAGATCGACGCTAAAGAACCGATTGGATAAAGCGGTAAAGAGAAGCGGCGCGGTTTCGCCAGCAATGCGCGCCACTGCCAATAAAATGCCGGTGACGATCCCACCCGCAGCCGCTCTTAACGTAATCGCACCAATCATTTTCCATTTTGGCGCGCCTAAGGCGAAAGCGGCTTCGCGTAACGCGCTGGGCACCAATTTCAGCATATTTTCAGTGGTGCGCAGCACGATTGGAATTTGGATAATAGCCAGTGCCAATACGCCAGCCCAGCCGCTGAAATGTCCACTACGCGTTACCACCAACGCGTAAACAAAAAGACCAATCACAATCGAAGGGGCGGACAGCAAAATATCATTGAGAAAGCGCACCGTGGGCGCAAGCCAGCTTCGTTGTCCGTATTCAGCCAAATAGATACCCGCCAGCACGCCCAGCGGCGCGCCAATCAAAGTCGCCAACCCGACCAAAAGCATGCTGCCGACAATTGCATTTGCGAGGCCACCCCCTGCGGTATTGGGCGGTGGCGTCATCTCCGTAAAAAGATGTAGCGATAAACCGCCTAGGCCCAGTTTGAAGGTCGTCCACAAAATCCACAGAAGCCATAATAAACCAAACGCCATAGCCGCCAATGCAAGCGTCAAAGCAAGCAGATTGCGGCGGCGGCGGCGCGCCTGCAATTGCACAAAGGCTAAGTTCAGGCGACGTGAAGGCGAGGTTGAATGCAAGCTCATCTGCCCCCCTCTTTTTGCTCAAGTCTAAGCAGCATCCATTTAGATAAAGCCAAAACCACAAACGTAATTAAAAAGAGAATTAAACCCAGTTCCATCAATGCCGCACTATGCAAGCCGGCGCCGGCTTCAGCAAATTCATTGGCAAGCGCTGAGGTAATGCTATTGCCGGGTGAAAAAAGCGATACATTACGCAGTAAATTGGTATTGCCGATCACAAAAGTGACCGCCATGGTTTCACCCAACGCGCGGCCAAGCCCAAGCATGACGCCGCTCACCACGCCTGTTTTGGTATAGGGTAAAACAATATGGCGCATCACTTCCCAGCGCGTACAGCCCATGCCATAAGCTGACTCTTTTAATAATACCGGAGTGAGTTCAAACACTTCACGCATGACCGCAGCAATATAAGGCACAATCATCATCGCCAGGATCACGCCCGCGCACAGCAGACCCGTACCAATTGGCGGCCCGCGGAACAACGCACCCAACACGGGCAATGGACCGAGCAATGCGCCTATCGGCTTTTCAAAAAAGTCAGCAAAAATTGGAGAAAAAACCAGTAGGCCCCACATGCCATAAACAATCGATGGAATCGCCGCTAGCAATTCAATGGCCATCCCCAGTGGCTGGCGTAACCAAGCCGGCGCTAATTCCGTCAAGAAAAATGCGATGCCAAAACTGACCGGTACGGCAATCAGCAAAGCAATCGACGATGTGACCAAGGTGCCATAGATGGGCGCCAAGGCGCCGAATACGTCGGACGGCGGATCCCAGCGCGACTGCCAAAGAAAGCCCAGGCCAAACTTTTGCATCGCCGGCCAGGCTGCGACCAATAGCGAGAGGATGATGCCAACGAAGATCAGCAAGCTCACGAGCGCCGCGCCGCGCGTGAGTACGGCAAAACATTTATCGCCAAGCCGAGACAGCGGGCTCAGCGCTTTACGCCTAACCAGGCGCGGCTTAGGCAAGGCAACTTTGCCAGACAGTTTCATGAGCAGCGGCAATCTTATTTTAGCGAATCAACGGCTGGCCAGTCACATCTCTTAAATTACCCCGCCACTGTGCGCGAATATGATCGGTAACTTGCTTAGGTAACGTCACATAATCCAGCTCAGCCGCGGCCGGTTGGCCCGCGTCAAACGCCCAGTCGAAGAATTTCACAATTTCCTGGCCTTGCGCGGGTTTATCTTGCTTTGTATGCAGCATGACAAAAGTAGCGCCAACGATCGGCCAAGCGTTTTTACCTGACTGATTAGTCAGAATTTGATAAAAGGATTTGGACCAATCTGCGGCTGCGGCAGCCGCTTTAAAGGTTTCGGTTTTCGGCTCGACAATAGCGCCTGCGGTGTTTTTTAACCGTGCATATTGCATCTTTCCCGATTTCGCATAGGCCCATTCAACGTAACCAATTGCGCCTGGCAAACGTTGCACAAAAGCAGCTACGCCATCATTGCCTTTACCCCCCGTACCAACCGGCCAACTTACCGTAGCGCCCTCGCCTACATTTTTTTGCCAGTGCGGATTCACCTTAGAGAGATAATTCGTCCAAATAAAACTCGTGCCTGAGCCATCCGCGCGATGCACCACGGCAATATCAAGATCAGGCAATTTGAGCCCTGGATTCAATGCGACAAGCGCTGGATCGTTCCATTTTTTTATTTTTCCAAGGTAGATATCACCCAATACTGGGCCTGAGAGCACCAATTCATCCCGCTTTACATTAGGCACGTTCACCACCGGCACCACGCCCCCCACCACGGTTGGAAATTGGAATAAACCTGCGCGGTTAAGTTCATCCTCTTTCAAAGGCATATCGGAACCAGCAAAATCGACTGTTTTTGCATTGATTTGCTTAATTCCACCTGATGACCCAATGCCTTGATAATTGAC
The Mycoavidus cysteinexigens genome window above contains:
- the phoU gene encoding phosphate signaling complex protein PhoU — protein: MSDKHLSSQFDADLNLLCAKVLEMGRFVEMQVVTAMRSLNDLNAEAAAQVIRNEQQLNAMEIEIDQACCYTIARRQPAARDLRLLMAISKMIPNLERAGDEAEKIATSTQRIIANGARMINYSEIKLAGEMAVTILRRALDAFAQFDPLAAAQIVRDDRALDEEFRAFVRKLITYMMEDPRTISVGLDYLSIAKAIERIGDHATNLAEFIIYIVKGTDVRHVPPDQLEREVLT
- the pstB gene encoding phosphate ABC transporter ATP-binding protein PstB, which gives rise to MVHIPDKALSSPAKLQIKQLNFFYGQYRALKNIELPIPERKVTAFIGPSGCGKSTLLRTFNKMYALYPEQRAEGEIWMDGENLLSPKQDIALLRARIGMVFQKPTPFPMSIYNNIAFGVRMFEALSRTEMDERVEWALTKAALWSEVKDKLNASGHSLSGGQQQRLCIARGIAIRPEVLLLDEPCSALDPISSGRIEELIAELKSDYTVVIVTHNMQQAARCSDYTAYMYLGELIEFGETSQIFVKPARKETEDYITGRFG
- the pstA gene encoding phosphate ABC transporter permease PstA; the protein is MSLHSTSPSRRLNLAFVQLQARRRRRNLLALTLALAAMAFGLLWLLWILWTTFKLGLGGLSLHLFTEMTPPPNTAGGGLANAIVGSMLLVGLATLIGAPLGVLAGIYLAEYGQRSWLAPTVRFLNDILLSAPSIVIGLFVYALVVTRSGHFSGWAGVLALAIIQIPIVLRTTENMLKLVPSALREAAFALGAPKWKMIGAITLRAAAGGIVTGILLAVARIAGETAPLLFTALSNRFFSVDLNQPLASLPVTIFQFAMSPYAEWQQLAWAGVFLITLGVLGLNLLARLALRKK
- the pstC gene encoding phosphate ABC transporter permease PstC; its protein translation is MKLSGKVALPKPRLVRRKALSPLSRLGDKCFAVLTRGAALVSLLIFVGIILSLLVAAWPAMQKFGLGFLWQSRWDPPSDVFGALAPIYGTLVTSSIALLIAVPVSFGIAFFLTELAPAWLRQPLGMAIELLAAIPSIVYGMWGLLVFSPIFADFFEKPIGALLGPLPVLGALFRGPPIGTGLLCAGVILAMMIVPYIAAVMREVFELTPVLLKESAYGMGCTRWEVMRHIVLPYTKTGVVSGVMLGLGRALGETMAVTFVIGNTNLLRNVSLFSPGNSITSALANEFAEAGAGLHSAALMELGLILFLITFVVLALSKWMLLRLEQKEGGR
- the pstS gene encoding phosphate ABC transporter substrate-binding protein PstS, translated to MSLIKTLFVGLAAIAFAAASQAADITGAGSTFAAPIYMKWADAYQKTGGGKVNYQGIGSSGGIKQINAKTVDFAGSDMPLKEDELNRAGLFQFPTVVGGVVPVVNVPNVKRDELVLSGPVLGDIYLGKIKKWNDPALVALNPGLKLPDLDIAVVHRADGSGTSFIWTNYLSKVNPHWQKNVGEGATVSWPVGTGGKGNDGVAAFVQRLPGAIGYVEWAYAKSGKMQYARLKNTAGAIVEPKTETFKAAAAAADWSKSFYQILTNQSGKNAWPIVGATFVMLHTKQDKPAQGQEIVKFFDWAFDAGQPAAAELDYVTLPKQVTDHIRAQWRGNLRDVTGQPLIR